The following is a genomic window from Marinococcus sp. PL1-022.
GGCTGGAGGTTCATTCATACCCTCAGTTTTTAGGAGAATTTCTTCAGAATTTTACGTCGATAGCAGTGGCAGGCTCTCACGGCAAAACGACGACCACCGGTCTGTTAGCCCATGTGCTCGAGGCGTACAAGCCAACCTCATACTTAATTGGTGATGGCACAGGAAAGGGTATGGAAAACAGCCGCTTTTTTACGTTTGAGGCCTGTGAATACCGCCGTCATTTTTTGAATTATGTTCCTGATTACGCCATCATGACAAATATCGATTTTGATCATCCAGACTATTTTTCTGATGTAGACGATGTCGTGCAGGCGTTTAATGAAATGGCTCAAAAAGTAAAAAAAGGTATCGTAGCCTGTGGGGATGACGAACATCTTCAAAAGCTGCACGCCTCCGTACCAATTGTTTACTATGGCATTGAAGGAAAACATGATTTTAACGCAGAAAACATATCAGTAGACGAAAACGGCACCAGCTTCGATGTTCAAATACGCGGAGACCGTTTTGGCCGTTTTACGATTCCAGGCTATGGCAATCATCATATTTTAAACGCGCTCGCCGTTATTGCTATCTGTCACTATGAAGAGGTACCGGCTTCTATCATCCGTGAACAGCTGGCCTCTTTTAGCGGAGTAAAACGCCGGTTTACAGAAAAAATTTCCGGTTCGCAGGTATTGATTGATGATTATGCCCATCATCCTACGGAGATCCGGGCTACCATTGAGTCAGCGAAACAAAAGTATCCGAGCCGGCCGGTAGCAGCTGTTTTTCAGCCGCATACGTTTTCAAGAACAAAGGCGTTTCTTGATGATTTTGCAGACAGCCTGCAGATGGCCGATTATGTTTACCTTTGCGATATTTTCGGATCAGCCAGGGAACAGGATGGAAGCCTGAGTATCGATGATTTAAAACAACGTATTCCTGGAGC
Proteins encoded in this region:
- the murC gene encoding UDP-N-acetylmuramate--L-alanine ligase — its product is MSNYHFIGIKGSGMSALAQILHDMNHTVQGSDVEKTFFTQQPLEKKNISILPFQADNIQEGQTVVASAAYGDTHEEVKKAKQSGLEVHSYPQFLGEFLQNFTSIAVAGSHGKTTTTGLLAHVLEAYKPTSYLIGDGTGKGMENSRFFTFEACEYRRHFLNYVPDYAIMTNIDFDHPDYFSDVDDVVQAFNEMAQKVKKGIVACGDDEHLQKLHASVPIVYYGIEGKHDFNAENISVDENGTSFDVQIRGDRFGRFTIPGYGNHHILNALAVIAICHYEEVPASIIREQLASFSGVKRRFTEKISGSQVLIDDYAHHPTEIRATIESAKQKYPSRPVAAVFQPHTFSRTKAFLDDFADSLQMADYVYLCDIFGSAREQDGSLSIDDLKQRIPGAKIIQEDGVQVLETHNDAVLLFMGAGDIQKFQRAYEAHLESSKQ